DNA from Asanoa sp. WMMD1127:
CCGGGCAGCCGGAGCCCGGCATCCGCTTGTTGCAGGGCTTGGTCGCGTCGGTGAAGTAGACACACCGGGTGCGCTGCAACAGGTTGCCGCCGGTGGTGGCCACGTTCCGCAGCTGGCCGGAGGCGCCGGCCAGCACCGCCTGGCTGAGCACGGGATAGCGCTCGCGGACGACCGGGTGCGCGGCGAGGTCGCTGTTGCGGACGAGCGCGCCGATCCGCAGCGTGCCGCCGTCGTCGGTCACCTCGTGCATCGGCAGCCCGGTCACGTCGACGAGCAGCTCGGGCCGCTCGACGCCGAGCTTCATCAGGTCGACCAGGTTGGTGCCGCCGCCGAGGTAGCGGGCGCCGGGGTTGTCGGCGACCAGCGCGACCGCGGCGTCGACGCTGCGGGCCCGGGCGTACGCGAACTCCCGCATCAGTCTCCCCCGGCCACCTCGCGGATCGCGGCCACGATGTGTGGGTACGCGCCGCAGCGGCAGATGTTGCCGGACATCCGCTCGCGGATCTCGGCGTCGTCGAGGCGCACCTCGCCGTCGGTGACCGCGCTGGGCCAGCCCTCGGCCAGCTCGTCGAGCATGCCGATGGCGGAGCAGATCTGGCCCGGCGTGCAGTAGCCGCACTGGAAGGCGTCGTGCGCGACGAACGCCGCCTGCATCGGGTGCGGCTCGTCGTCGGCGAGCCCTTCGACCGTGGTCACCTCGCGGCCGTCGACGGCCACCGCGAACAGCAGGCACGAGTTGACCCGGCGACCGTCGAGCAGCACCGTGCAGGCGCCGCACTGGCCGTGGTCGCAGCCCTTCTTGGTGCCCGTGTGGTCGAGCCGGTCGCGGAGCAGGTCGAGCAGGGTGGTGCGGTTGTCGACCGTGACCTCCCGCGGCGCCCCGTTGAGCATGAGGCGCACGGTGCTCGTCAGCTCGGCCACGAGACGACGTTACCCGCCGCGCTGGTGACGCGGCGGGTAGTCGGACAGCGGGCTCAGTGACAGCTGCCGGTCCCGCTGTCGTTGTAGGTCCGGCCGGCCTCGGGCACGAACTGCCAGTCGTACGAGTTGCTGTGCAGCGTGAACTTGAGGACGCCGAACGTGTCGCTGTTGCGGGCCTGGCTGTTGGGCTGGATCGTGCCGAAGCCGTAGTGGTCGGCGCCGCCCATGCCGGCGACGAACGAGCGCAGCCCGCGGGCGTTGTCGAGGCCGCCGCTCGGATTCATCGGCGCGAACCGCTCGTACTGGTGGTTGTGTCCCCAGACGACCACGTCCGCGTTGTGGTCGTAGAGCGCCTGGTAGAGCGGACGGGTCGAGGTGGACGGCGCGTGGTTGGCGCCCGAGGTGTAGAGCGGGTGGTGCCAGTAGGCCAGCGTGCAGGGCCGGGTGTTGGCAGCCAGGTCGTTGCGCAGCCAGGTGACCTGGGCCGAGCTGGCCGACGTGCTGATGTTGGAGTTGAGCGAGACGATGTGCCAGTTGCCCAGGTTGTAGGAGTAGTAGCCCTGCCCCGCCGGGCCGGCCTGGGAGCCGAAGTAGCTGTAGTAGCCACTCGCGCCGGACGTGTTGTAGTCGTGGTTGCCCGGCGAGGGCCGGGTCCGCGACTTGAACGCGCCCCAGGTCGGCTGGTAGTAGCTGGAGAACTGGCCGCTGGTCCCATCGGGATAGACGTTGTCGCCGGTGGTGAACACCGTGCCGGAGATGCCGTTCACCAGCGCGGCGGTGGCGCTGTCACCGGATCCCGACGTGGCGATGTCGCCGGCGCCGACCAGCACCGGGTCGCCGCTCGGCGGCGGGGTCGTCGTGCCGGCGGTGACCTCGAGCTGCGGCGCGTCGGCGCCGCTCTCCCGCGCGTCGTAGTAGGCGCCGTCGGTGCTGCCGGACGTCGCGCCGAAGCTGAACGTGCCGTTGCCCCGCACGACGCTGGTGACGTCGAGCTCGTACCAGCCGTTGGCGGTGACGCCGCCGATCGAGCCGACCGACGCGCCGTCGATCGCCGGCTGGTTGTTCCACGTCGTGCCGGTCTCCGACCAGGTGGTGTTGGACATCGCCCGGAACGCGCCGCCGTCGTCGCTGCCGGAGTTGCCGGAGATCGTCCGCAGACGCAGCTTGGCGGAGCTGACCGTGCCGCTGACGCCGCTCACCGAGAAGCGCAGGAACATCCGGCGGACCGGGCTGTTGTCGACCGTGATCTGGGTCGACGTGCCGTAGTTGGTCGACGCCGTGTCGTTCTGCACGTAGGTGTCGGCGGACGGCCGGAAGGTGCTGGTGGCGGCGGCCGCGGGGCTGGTCGAGCCGAGTACGGCGGCGATGATGCCGCCGGCCAGGACGGTCGCCGTGGTGGCGCCGGCCAGGATAGGGGTGCGCATGGTCCAGGAATCTACGGGCTTGGATCAACTTGATCGGGTCGTCCGGGTGAACGGCGGACACCGATCTGTTCACCCCGCGACGGTTGCCTCGGGCCGATCCGACATGGAGGGTTTTCGGCGTGTACCTGTCGACGATCTCTCGGCCCGCCGCGGGGAACGGCCGGGGTCGGCGCGGCGCGGCGTTCGTCGGCGGCAACGTGCTGGCGCTGGGCACCGTCAGCCTCGTCACCGACGTGTCCGCCGAGATGGTCACCGCCGTCCTCCCGCTCTACCTGGTGCTCGGCCTGCACTTGAGCCCGCTGGCGTACGGCGTCGTCGACGGCGTCTACACGGGAGCGACCGCCCTGCTGCGGATCGCGGGCGGCTACGTCGCCGACCGGGTGCGGGCCCGCAAGACCCTCGCGGGGTTCGGCTACGCGCTGTCCGCCGTTGCCAAGCTCGGGCTGCTGGCCGCCGGCCGGTCGCTGGGCGCCATCGGCCTCGTGGTCGCGGTCGACCGGATGGGCAAGGGCCTGCGGACGGCGCCGCGGGACGCGCTGATCACCCTGTCGACGCCGCCGGGCGAGCTCGGCCGGGCGTTCGGCGTGCACCGCACCATGGACGCGGTGGGCGCGTTCCTGGGGCCGCTGGTCGCGCTGGCGGTGCTGGCCGCGTCCGGGCAGTCGTACGACGCGGTGTTCGTGACCAGCTTCCTCGTGGCGATCCTCGGGGTGGCCGTCCTGGTGCTGTTCGTGCGGGAGCGGTCCGCCGCGGTGCCCGCGACGCCGGTGCGGGTGCGGGCCGCGGTCGACCTGCTGCGCTCCGGCGACCTGCGCCGCCTGCTGCTGGCCGCCACCCTGCTGGGCCTGGCGACCATCGGGGACGGGTTCGTCTACCTGATGCTCCAGCGCCGCACCGAGATCGGGCTGCTCTGGTTCCCACTGCTGGCGGTGGGCACCAGCCTCGGCTACCTGCTGCTGGCCGCGCCGCTGGGGATGCTCGCCGACCGGATCGGCCGCCGACCGGTGCTGCTGGCCGGGTACGCGGCCCTCGCGCTGACCTACCTGCTGCTGGCCGCGCCGGTCGGCGGCTGGGTGCTGCTGGTCGCGGCGCTCGGCGCGTACGGTCTCTACTACGCCGCCACCGACGGCGTGCTGATGGCGCTGGCCGGCCCGGTGCTGCCCGACAACCTGCGGGCGACCGGTCTGGCGCTCGTGCAGACCGGGCAGGCGCTGGCCTACCTGGTGTCGTCGGTGCTGTTCGGGGTGGCCTGGGCCGCCTGGGGGCCGACCGCCGCCGTGCTGGCGGCGGCCCTGGTCGCGGTCGTCGCCGGCGGGGTCACCGCCGGCCTGCTCTTCCACAAGGGACGGTCGGCGTGAACGGCTGGAGTCTGCGGGCCCGGATGCTGTCGGTGCTCGCGTTCGCGGTGGTGCTGGCCGTCATGGCGACGGCTTACATCATGGGCGCGCGGGAGCCGTCCGCGGCCGGGCCCACGGCCGCCGTCACGCTCGACCGGGCGCCGGCCCTGCTGACGGTGACCGACCGGCACGTCGCGCTGGTGTCCACTTCGGACCCGGCCGGATCGCGGACGGTCTCGGCGGTCGAGTGCGTGCGGGTCTACGCGGCCGCCGGCACCGGGATCTGCCTGCAGCCGGCGACGCCGTGGACGTACAAGGCGGTGGTCCTCGACCGGAACCTGGCGCCCGTGCGGTCCGTCGACATCCCCGGCCTGCCGAACCGGGCCCGGGTCTCGCCGTCGGGGCGGTTCGTCGCGTGGACCACGTTCGTCGGCGGGGACTCCTACAACAGCGGCGGCTTCTCGACCCGCACGGGCATCCTCGACACCTCCGGCGGAACGCTGGTCGCCTCGCTCGAGGAGTTCACCGCGCTGCGGGACGGGGCGCCGGTGCGCTCCGTCGACCGCAACTTCTGGGGCGTCACGTTCGCGGCCGACGACAACACGTTCTACGCGACGATGTCCACGGGCGGCCACCGTTACCTGATGAAGGGCGACCTCGCCGGGCGTACGCTGCGGACCGTCGCCGACAACGTCGAGTGCCCGTCGCTGTCACCGGACGGGCGCCGGATCGCCTTCAAGCACGCGATCGACGGCGACCCGACCCGCGGCTGGCGGCTGTCCGTGCTGGACCTCGCGACGCTGGCGGTGACCCCGCTGGCCGAGTCCACGAGCGTCGACGACCAGCCGGCCTGGCTCGACGCCGGGACGATCGGCTACACGGTGCGGCAGGCCGACGGCCGGCCCGACGTGTGGTCGGTGCCGGCCGACGGGTCGGGCGCGCCGCGGCTGCTGGTGCCCGGCGCGGAGTCGCCCGCCGCCCTGGCATAGCGATCGGCGCGATCGGGTAAACCCTCCCGCCATGCGCCAGGTCCTGCTGAAAGTGCTGCTGCCGCTCGTCGCCCTCTACGGGCTGATGATCGCGATCGGGCTGTTCGTCACCAAGGTGGCCGACGGCTGGTGGCCGTTCACCGCCGAGGACGACGTCAACACGTCGTTGGAGGCCGCCCGTTCCGGGCCGCTGACCGCCGCGTCGCTGGTGTTCAGCACGATCGCCGACACCTGGTCGATCATCGCCGTCTGCACGTTCGCGGTGGTGATCCTGGTGGTCACCCGCCGGCCGTGGCGCGAGCCGCTGTTCCTCGCCGGCGCCGTCGCCGCGCAGGCCCTCATCTTCCTGCTCACCACCCTCGCCATCGACCGGCACCGGCCCGCGGTCGAGCACATGGACGTCTCGCCGCCCACCTCGAGCTTCCCGTCGGGCCACACCTCGGCGGCGACCGCGCTCTACTGCGGACTGGCGCTGCTGTTCGCGCTCCGCTCGACCAGCGGGCGCTGGGAGGCGGTGGTCTGGACGGTGTTCGTGCTGATCCCGCTCGGGGTCGCGATGACCCGGCTCTATCGCGGCATGCACCACCCGAGCGACGTGATCGGCTCGTTCATCAACGCCGGCCTCTGCCTCACCATCATGTACCACGGCGTGCTCCGCTGGCGTGGCGCTCCCCCGCCCCGCCCCGTCGACACGCGTAAGTCGGTATCGCTGGCGCGCTCCCGCTGATATGCATGGCGCATGGCGCCGCAGCTCTCCCCCGGTCGGGCCACGGCGGCGCTGATCGCGCTCTCGTTGGCCGCGTTCGCCTACGTGACCACGGAAGTGGCGCCCATCGGGCTGCTCACGGTCATCGCGTCCGACCTGGACCGGTCGCGCTCCGAGGTCGGGCTGCTGGTCACCGGCTACGCGTTCGTCGTCGTGCTGGCCTCGTTGCCGCTGACGCTGGTGACCAGGCGGATCCCGCGACGCCGGCTGCTGGCCGTGACGTTCGCCGTGTTCGTCCTGGCCACCGCGGCGGCCGCGCTGGCCACCGACTACTGGGTGCTGGCCGGGGCGCGGCTGGCCACGGCGGCCACCCAGGCCCTGTTCTGGTCGGTGGTCGGGCCCACGGTGACCGGCCTGTTCCCGCCCGAGGTGCGGGGCCGGATCGTGTCGCGGTTCGCCCTCGGCCCGTCGCTGGCCCCGGTGCTCGGCCTGCCGCTGGCCACCTGGGTGGGTCAGCAGGCCGGCTGGCGCACCGCGTTCGCCGTGCTGGCCGCGCTCGGGCTGGTCGCCGGCGCGGTGGTCACCGTGCTGCTGCCGTCGTTCGCGCCGGCCGACGGCGGCGCCGCCCGCGGCACCACGCCCGACCGGGGCCGGTTCCGCGTGCTGCTCGTGGTGACCGCGCTCGGCATCACGGGCAACTTCGTCGGGCAGACCTACATCACGCCGTTCCTGCTCGACGTCAGCCGCTTCCCCGACGCCTCGCTGTCGCTGCTGCTGCTCGTGGCGGGCGTCGCCGGCGTGGTCGGCACGATCGTTATCGGCCGGTTCATCGACAGCCGGCCGGTGGCCGCGCAGATCGTGCCGCTGGCGCTGGTCGGCGGCGGCATGCTGCTGATGTACGCGCTGGGCCAGTTCCGCCCGGTGGCCGTGGTGCTGCTCGCGCTGTTCGGAATGGCCTTCAGCGCCTTCGCCGCGACGGTGCAGGGCCGCACGCTACAACTCGCACCCGGCAACACCGACCTGGCCTCGGCCGCCTCCGGGTCCGCCTTCAACGCGGGCATCGCGAGCGGCTCCCTGCTCGGCGGCGTCGTGCTCTCCACGGCCGGCGTACGCCCGATCATGTTGTGCGGGGGTCTGATCGTCGCGGTCGCGTTGGTGGTGGCATTGAGCGACGCGCGTCGCCACCGCCCGGCGCCGGCGGACGTGCCCGCTCGGCGACGGCCAACGGTCACGGTGGAGCCGCGGGCCGGCGCGCGCTAGCCGATCGCCTGCCAGGTTCGGGCGGCCAGCGTCGCGACCGGAAGCTCGCCGTCGAGGACGAGGTGGGCCGTGTCGCGGGCGGGCTCGGTGTGCCGGGCGTGGGCGGTCCGTCGGTGCCGGACGTAGTTGGACAGCAGCCGGTCGAGCGGGACCGTGCCGCGGACACACTGCCGCTCGATCTTGCGCGCGAGGCGCAGGTCGGCGGGGACGTCCACGTACACGTCGAAGCGGGTGTGCGGCGAGGCCGGGGTCGTGCGGTGAGCGAACATTCCCTCCACGATGACCACGGTGGAGGCGCCCAGGGCCGTGGTCGCGTCGCGGTCGAGAGCGGCGAGGTCCAGCGAGCGCGGATCGCCGACGTCCAGCCGCGGGATGCCGCCGGCGTCGGGGAGCCAGACGCCGCGGGCCGGGTCGTCGTGGAAATAGAAGTCGTCCTGGTGCAGGACCGTGATCCCCGCACGGTCGGCGGCCAGGGCCGCTGCCAGGGTGGTCTTGCCCGCGCCGGCGCCGCCGGTCAACGTCAACAACAAGCCCGGGCGACCCACGTCGCGCAGCCTAGCCGTGCGGGGCCGTCGCGGAAGTGTCGGATCGGCATGGCAGGCTGTGACGATGACCAACCGACCGCTGCTGCTCGTGGACGCGCCGAGCCTCTATTTCCGGGCCTACTTCGGCATTCCGGAGTCGGCGGCGCAGGCACCCGACGGCAGCCCGGTCAACGCGGTCCGTGGTTTTCTCGACATGGTCGCCCAGCTCATCCGCACCCGCCGGCCCGACCGGCTGGTCTGCGCGCTCGACTACGACTGGCGGCCGGCGTGGCGGGTCAAGCTGATCCCGTCCTACAAGGCGCACCGGCTGGCGCCCGGCGGTGGACCGTCCACCGAGGTCGTGCCGCCCAACCTGGAGACCCAGGTGCCGCTGATCCTCGAGGTGCTGGCCGCGGTCGGGATCCCGGCGGTCGGCGCCAAGGGCTACGAGGCCGACGACGTGCTCGGCACGCTGGCCACCACGCAGCCGGGCCCGGTCGAGGTGGCGTCCGGCGACCGCGACCTCTACCAGCTCATCGACGACGCGAAGCCGGTGCGCCTGCTCTACTGCGGACGCGGCGTCAGCAAGCTCGAAGACAGCGACGACGCCGCGGTCCAGGCGAAATACGGCGTGCCGGCGTCCGGCTACGCCGACTTCGCGGCGCTGCGCGGCGACCCGAGCGACGGCCTGCCGGGCGTGCCCGGCGTGGGCGAGAAGACCGCGGCCCGCCTGGTCACCCGCTACGGCACCCTCGACGCGATGCTGGCGGCCCTCGACGACCCGAAGGCGGGCTTCGCCCCGGGCCTACGCGGCAAGCTCGACGCGGCCCGCGACTATCTGGCGGTCGCGCCCACGGTGGTCAAGGTCGCCCGCGACGTCTCACTGCCCGACCTGGACACCACGTTGCCGAGCGCCCCGGCCGACGGCGACACCCTGCTCGCCCTGGCGGAGAAGTGGAACCTCGCCGGCCCGTGCCGCCGCCTCGTCGACGCGATCGCCGCTACGCGTTGATATAGGCGAGGACGCCGCGGTTGATGCCGTTGATGGCCTGGCGGGCCGTGGTGCGGACCGTCGTCGAGGCGCCGCCGGCGTCCGCGATCTGGCCCAGCAGGTCGACGACCTGGCGGGCCCAGCGGACGAAGTCGCCGGCCGGCATGTCGCCGTCGAGGTTGTGGCCACTGGCCAGGACCTTGGCCAGCGCCTCGCCGCGGGTCCAGCGGACGATCGGCCACACGAAGCCCTGGTCGGGCTCGCGGGTGCGGTCGACGCCGCGGGCGGCCTCGTCGGCCTCCAGCTCCGCCCAGATCTTCATCGTCTCGTCGATCGCGTCGGCGATCGGGCCCCGCGGGATCGACGCGCGCTCGTCGTTCTCGCGGCGCGCCTCGTAGAGCACCACCGAGACCGCGCCCGCGAGCTCGTCGGGGGTCAGCGCGTCCCAGACGCCGCGGCGCAGGCACTCGGCGACCAGCAGGTCGGCCTCGGACCAGATGCGGGAGAGCATGCGGCCGTTGTCGGTGACCTCGCCCGCCTCGGTCAGGTAGCCGCGGGACGTCAGCAGCGCGCACACCCGGTCGAAGGTGCGGGCCAGCGAGCCTGTGCGGCTGGCCACCCGCTTGCGCAGCTCCTCGGTGTCGAGCAGCAGGCGACGCCGGCGTTCGGCCCAGCGGGCGTGCTCCTCGCGGTCGGGGCAGGCGTGGCACGGGTGCTTGCGCAGCTTGTCGCGCAGCTCGGTCAGGTGCGCGTCGTCGCCCGTGCCGCGGGCGCGGCGGCCGCGCCGGCTGTGCCGGTCGAGCCCCGTGCCGGTGACGGCGGCGGCCAGGTCGCGCCGGGCCGACGGGTTGCGGTGGTTGAAGTGCTTCGGCACCCGGATCCGGGCCAGCACCTCGGCCGGGGAGGTGAAGTCGGCGGAGGTCACCCGGCCGGCCCAGCGGTCCTGGGTGAGCACCAGCGGGCGTGGGTCGCCGAAGCCGGCCGCGCCCGGGTCGAGGACGACGGCGAGGCCGGCGCGCCGCCCGGACGGCACCCGGATCACGTCGCCGACCCGCAGCCGCTCCAGCGACGACACCGCCTGGGCGCGGCGCTGGGTCTGCCCCTGCCGGGCCAGGGCCCGCTCGCGCTCGCCGATCTGCATGCGCAGGTCGAAATACTCTTCGAAGTCGCCGTGGCTGCAGCGCACCTCGCCGGCGTACTGCTCGGCGGTCTCCTCGTTGCGCTGCACCTGCCGGGCGAGCCCGACCACGGACCGGTCGGCCTGGAACTGCGCGAACGACGCCTCCAGCAGCGCCCGGGAGCGCTCGGCGCCGACCGTCCCGACGAGGTTCACGGCCATGTTGTACGAGGGCCGGAAGCTCGACCGGAGCGGATAGGTGCGGGTCGACGCGAGGCCGGCGACGTGCCGCGGGTCGACCTCGGGCGACCAGACGACCACCGCGTGGCCCTCGACGTCGATGCCGCGGCGGCCGGCGCGACCCGTCAGCTGCGTGTACTCGCCCGGGGTGAGGTCGACGTGCGCCTCGCCGTTGAACTTGACCAGGCGCTCCAGCACCACGCACCGGGCCGGCATGTTGATGCCCAGCGCCAGCGTCTCGGTGGCGAACACCGCCTTGACCAGGCCGCGTACGAACAGCTCCTCGACGACTTCCTTGAACGCGGGCAGCATGCCGGCGTGGTGGGCGGCCAGCCCGCGCTCGAGCCCGTCGACCCACTCCCAGTAGCCGAGCACCGAGAGGTCCTCGCCCGGGATCGCGGTGATCCGCTCCTCGACGATCCGGCGGATCTCGACGCGCTCGTCGGGGGTGGTCAGCCGTAGCCCGGCCGCGAGGCACTGCTGCACGGCCGCGTCGCAACCGGCCCGGCTGAAGATGAACAGGATCGCCGGCAGCAGATTTTCCCGGTCGAGCCGCTCGACCACCTCGGCCCGCAGCGGGCCCTTCCAGCGGGGCCCGCGTCCGCCGCGGGCGCCGCCGCCGGCCCAGCCGTCGCGGCCCATCTCGAGCCGGCGCAGCATTTCGCGCGAGTAGCGCAGCAGCTCCGGGTGCACGTCGTGCTTGCGGGCGGCGGCCGCGTCGTGGAACAGGTCGAACATCCGCCGGCCGACGAGCATGTGCTGCCACAGCGGCACGGGCCGGTGCTCGCTGACCACCACGTCCGTGTGACCCCGGACGGTGACGAGCCAGTCGGCGAACTCCTCGGCGTTGGAGACCGTCGCCGACAGTGAGACCAATGTCACCGACGCCGGGAGGTGGATGATCACTTCTTCCCAGACCGCGCCCCGGAACCGGTCGGCCAGGTAGTGCACCTCGTCCATCACCACGTACGCCAGGCCCTGCAGCGCCGGCGAGCCGGCGTAGAGCATGTTGCGCAGCACCTCGGTGGTCATCACGACCACGGGCGCGTCGCCGTTGATGGCGTTGTCGCCGGTCAGCAGGCCGACGTTGGCGGTGCCGTGGCGCTCGACCAGGTCGTGGTACTTCTGGTTCGACAGCGCCTTGATCGGCGTGGTGTAGAAGCACTTTTTGGGCGGGGCGTCCGAATCTCCGGCGCCACCGGCCAGCGCCAGGTGCACCGCGAACTCGCCGACGACGGTCTTGCCGGCGCCGGTCGGCGCGCAGACCAGCACCCCGCTGCCTCGCTCCAGGGCCTCGCACGCCTCCCGCTGGAAGTCGTCGAGGTCGAAGCCGATGCCCAGGGCGAAGTCTTCGAGGGCCGGGAACGCGCTGGCCCGGGCGGCCCGGCGGCGCGCCGCGGCGTAGCGCTCGGCGGGGCTCGACATGCATCCAAGATTACGGCGTGCGCGCCGCGCCGACGCGGTAGGCCGTGCCGGACCCGC
Protein-coding regions in this window:
- a CDS encoding 2Fe-2S iron-sulfur cluster-binding protein is translated as MTSTVRLMLNGAPREVTVDNRTTLLDLLRDRLDHTGTKKGCDHGQCGACTVLLDGRRVNSCLLFAVAVDGREVTTVEGLADDEPHPMQAAFVAHDAFQCGYCTPGQICSAIGMLDELAEGWPSAVTDGEVRLDDAEIRERMSGNICRCGAYPHIVAAIREVAGGD
- a CDS encoding DNRLRE domain-containing protein, which encodes MRTPILAGATTATVLAGGIIAAVLGSTSPAAAATSTFRPSADTYVQNDTASTNYGTSTQITVDNSPVRRMFLRFSVSGVSGTVSSAKLRLRTISGNSGSDDGGAFRAMSNTTWSETGTTWNNQPAIDGASVGSIGGVTANGWYELDVTSVVRGNGTFSFGATSGSTDGAYYDARESGADAPQLEVTAGTTTPPPSGDPVLVGAGDIATSGSGDSATAALVNGISGTVFTTGDNVYPDGTSGQFSSYYQPTWGAFKSRTRPSPGNHDYNTSGASGYYSYFGSQAGPAGQGYYSYNLGNWHIVSLNSNISTSASSAQVTWLRNDLAANTRPCTLAYWHHPLYTSGANHAPSTSTRPLYQALYDHNADVVVWGHNHQYERFAPMNPSGGLDNARGLRSFVAGMGGADHYGFGTIQPNSQARNSDTFGVLKFTLHSNSYDWQFVPEAGRTYNDSGTGSCH
- a CDS encoding MFS transporter; translation: MYLSTISRPAAGNGRGRRGAAFVGGNVLALGTVSLVTDVSAEMVTAVLPLYLVLGLHLSPLAYGVVDGVYTGATALLRIAGGYVADRVRARKTLAGFGYALSAVAKLGLLAAGRSLGAIGLVVAVDRMGKGLRTAPRDALITLSTPPGELGRAFGVHRTMDAVGAFLGPLVALAVLAASGQSYDAVFVTSFLVAILGVAVLVLFVRERSAAVPATPVRVRAAVDLLRSGDLRRLLLAATLLGLATIGDGFVYLMLQRRTEIGLLWFPLLAVGTSLGYLLLAAPLGMLADRIGRRPVLLAGYAALALTYLLLAAPVGGWVLLVAALGAYGLYYAATDGVLMALAGPVLPDNLRATGLALVQTGQALAYLVSSVLFGVAWAAWGPTAAVLAAALVAVVAGGVTAGLLFHKGRSA
- a CDS encoding phosphatase PAP2 family protein, with translation MRQVLLKVLLPLVALYGLMIAIGLFVTKVADGWWPFTAEDDVNTSLEAARSGPLTAASLVFSTIADTWSIIAVCTFAVVILVVTRRPWREPLFLAGAVAAQALIFLLTTLAIDRHRPAVEHMDVSPPTSSFPSGHTSAATALYCGLALLFALRSTSGRWEAVVWTVFVLIPLGVAMTRLYRGMHHPSDVIGSFINAGLCLTIMYHGVLRWRGAPPPRPVDTRKSVSLARSR
- a CDS encoding MFS transporter; this translates as MAPQLSPGRATAALIALSLAAFAYVTTEVAPIGLLTVIASDLDRSRSEVGLLVTGYAFVVVLASLPLTLVTRRIPRRRLLAVTFAVFVLATAAAALATDYWVLAGARLATAATQALFWSVVGPTVTGLFPPEVRGRIVSRFALGPSLAPVLGLPLATWVGQQAGWRTAFAVLAALGLVAGAVVTVLLPSFAPADGGAARGTTPDRGRFRVLLVVTALGITGNFVGQTYITPFLLDVSRFPDASLSLLLLVAGVAGVVGTIVIGRFIDSRPVAAQIVPLALVGGGMLLMYALGQFRPVAVVLLALFGMAFSAFAATVQGRTLQLAPGNTDLASAASGSAFNAGIASGSLLGGVVLSTAGVRPIMLCGGLIVAVALVVALSDARRHRPAPADVPARRRPTVTVEPRAGAR
- a CDS encoding 5'-3' exonuclease produces the protein MTNRPLLLVDAPSLYFRAYFGIPESAAQAPDGSPVNAVRGFLDMVAQLIRTRRPDRLVCALDYDWRPAWRVKLIPSYKAHRLAPGGGPSTEVVPPNLETQVPLILEVLAAVGIPAVGAKGYEADDVLGTLATTQPGPVEVASGDRDLYQLIDDAKPVRLLYCGRGVSKLEDSDDAAVQAKYGVPASGYADFAALRGDPSDGLPGVPGVGEKTAARLVTRYGTLDAMLAALDDPKAGFAPGLRGKLDAARDYLAVAPTVVKVARDVSLPDLDTTLPSAPADGDTLLALAEKWNLAGPCRRLVDAIAATR
- a CDS encoding DEAD/DEAH box helicase; the encoded protein is MSSPAERYAAARRRAARASAFPALEDFALGIGFDLDDFQREACEALERGSGVLVCAPTGAGKTVVGEFAVHLALAGGAGDSDAPPKKCFYTTPIKALSNQKYHDLVERHGTANVGLLTGDNAINGDAPVVVMTTEVLRNMLYAGSPALQGLAYVVMDEVHYLADRFRGAVWEEVIIHLPASVTLVSLSATVSNAEEFADWLVTVRGHTDVVVSEHRPVPLWQHMLVGRRMFDLFHDAAAARKHDVHPELLRYSREMLRRLEMGRDGWAGGGARGGRGPRWKGPLRAEVVERLDRENLLPAILFIFSRAGCDAAVQQCLAAGLRLTTPDERVEIRRIVEERITAIPGEDLSVLGYWEWVDGLERGLAAHHAGMLPAFKEVVEELFVRGLVKAVFATETLALGINMPARCVVLERLVKFNGEAHVDLTPGEYTQLTGRAGRRGIDVEGHAVVVWSPEVDPRHVAGLASTRTYPLRSSFRPSYNMAVNLVGTVGAERSRALLEASFAQFQADRSVVGLARQVQRNEETAEQYAGEVRCSHGDFEEYFDLRMQIGERERALARQGQTQRRAQAVSSLERLRVGDVIRVPSGRRAGLAVVLDPGAAGFGDPRPLVLTQDRWAGRVTSADFTSPAEVLARIRVPKHFNHRNPSARRDLAAAVTGTGLDRHSRRGRRARGTGDDAHLTELRDKLRKHPCHACPDREEHARWAERRRRLLLDTEELRKRVASRTGSLARTFDRVCALLTSRGYLTEAGEVTDNGRMLSRIWSEADLLVAECLRRGVWDALTPDELAGAVSVVLYEARRENDERASIPRGPIADAIDETMKIWAELEADEAARGVDRTREPDQGFVWPIVRWTRGEALAKVLASGHNLDGDMPAGDFVRWARQVVDLLGQIADAGGASTTVRTTARQAINGINRGVLAYINA